In Chaetodon auriga isolate fChaAug3 chromosome 7, fChaAug3.hap1, whole genome shotgun sequence, a genomic segment contains:
- the LOC143323389 gene encoding extracellular calcium-sensing receptor-like: MCMLLNSFQPAFVARGDYIIGGVFPIHYNQEMPDLSNTYRPMPVKCSGFDPRAFRWAQTMRLAVEEINQSTELLPNYTLGYKIFDSCAYPLTGQRAALAVLNGLSEDDSLMCSSASPLLAVIGESGSALSIVLSRILQPFKIPMISYFSSCACLSDRRKYPTFFRVIPNDDYQVKAIAQLLVRFNWTWVGLVRGDREYGRFAVQGLLRELQGTKVCVAYQEIIPLLYNRQRAMKIIEVMRNSLAKVVVVFSAEGEMTPFLRDYMMQNITGIQWVASEAWVTASVFTGSEYYPYLGGTIGFGIRRGHISRLSDYLQTVNPQMYPSSLLVKELWEALYGCSSSLSSASKLPPCSGQESLLEQHSAYMNTSSPRVAYNVYKAVYAIAHSLHNLLLCQPGSGPFQNNSCAQSNNIEPWQLQYYLQEVIFNIAGEEVNFDVKGDSVPYYDIINWQRGTGGNTEFVNVGLFDGTKPAGEELVIQEDRIIWAGHQSEVPVSVCSASCPPGSRKAARRGEPVCCFDCAPCDSGKISNQTNSIECTFCPEDFWSNKDRTACIPKKVEFLAYDSLGIALTVTSVVGACLTLAVFAVFFYHRNTPIVRMNNSELSFFILFALTLCFLCSLVFIGEPTSWSCMLRHTAFSITFSLCFSCILGKTLVVLAAFTATRPGDNMMKWLGPKQQRVIIFSCTLVQVVICAAWLIDAPPFPSQNTQYEHSKIILECSVGSSLAFWCVLGYIGLQASLSFMLAFLARKLPGKFNEAKFITFSMLIFCAVWLAFIPAYISSPGNYADAVESFAILASSFGLLFCLFAPKCHIMLLKPEKNTKHHLMGKEKNIK, from the exons ATGTGTATGCTTCTAAACAGCTTTCAGCCAGCCTTTGTGGCCAGGGGTGACTATATTATTGGAGGGGTCTTCCCCATTCACTATAACCAGGAGATGCCAGACCTCAGCAACACCTACAGACCAATGCCAGTGAAGTGTAGTGG CTTTGATCCCAGGGCTTTCCGCTGGGCTCAGACTATGAGGCTGGCAGTCGAGGAGATAAACCAAAGTACAGAACTTTTGCCCAATTATACCCTTGGATACAAAATCTTTGATTCATGTGCATATCCACTGACGGGCCAGAGGGCTGCTCTGGCTGTGTTGAATGGGCTGAGCGAGGACGACTCGCTGATGTGCAGCAGTGCCTCTCCACTCCTTGCTGTGATTGGGGAATCTGGTTCTGCTCTGTCTATTGTGTTGTCAAGAATCCTGCAGCCATTCAAAATACCAATG ATCAGCTACTTTTCTTCATGTGCATGCCTCTCTGACAGAAGAAAATATCCTACCTTCTTCAGGGTAATCCCGAATGATGACTATCAG GTGAAGGCCATTGCTCAGCTGCTGGTACGATTCAACTGGACCTGGGTGGGGCTGGTGCGAGGGGACCGTGAATATGGACGCTTTGCTGTGCAAGGTTTACTGAGAGAATTACAGGGTACCAAAGTGTGCGTAGCGTACCAAGAAATTATCCCTCTACTCTACAATCGCCAGAGGGCAATGAAGATCATCGAG GTGATGCGGAACTCTTTGGCCAAAGTAGTCGTTGTATTTTCAGCTGAGGGAGAGATGACACCTTTCTTGAGAGACTACATGATGCAGAACATCACTGGAATCCAATGGGTGGCGAGTGAGGCCTGGGTCACAGCATCTGTCTTTACAGGGAGCGAGTATTACCCTTACTTGGGGGGCACCATAGGGTTTGGCATCAGGAGAGGACATATATCCAGGCTCAGTGACTACCTGCAGACAGTAAACCCTCAGATGTATCCCAGTAGTCTGTTGGTTAAGGAGCTGTGGGAAGCTCTGTATGGTTGCAGCTCTTCTCTGTCATCTGCCTCCAAGCTGCCTCCCTGCTCAGGGCAGGAGTCCCTTTTAGAGCAACATTCAGCCTACATGAACACATCTAGCCCTAGAGTGGCATATAATGTTTATAAGGCCGTATATGCCATTGCTCATTCCCTCCACAACCTTCTTCTCTGTCAACCAGGCAGTGGGCCTTTCCAAAACAACTCATGTGCTCAAAGCAACAATATAGAACCCTGGCAG CTCCAGTACTACCTACAGGAAGTGATATTTAACATTGCTGGAGAGGAGGTGAACTTTGACGTGAAGGGCGATTCAGTACCATATTATGATATCATCAACTGGCAAAGAGGCACGGGTGGAAACACTGAGTTTGTCAACGTGGGGTTGTTTGATGGGACCAAGCctgcaggagaggagctggTGATCCAGGAGGACAGGATAATATGGGCAGGACATCAGAGTGAG GTGCCAGTGTCTGTATGCAGTGCTAGCTGTCCTCCAGGGTCCCGGAAGGCTGCCCGTCGTGGGGAgcctgtttgctgctttgactGTGCTCCATGTGACAGTGGCAAAATTAGCAATCAGACAA ATTCAATAGAGTGCACATTTTGTCCCGAGGACTTCTggtcaaacaaagacagaacagcCTGTATCCCCAAGAAGGTGGAGTTTTTGGCTTATGATTCCTTGGGTATAGCCCTGACAGTGACCTCTGTGGTGGGTGCCTGCCTCACTCTAGCTGTCTTTGCAGTCTTTTTCTATCATAGAAACACACCCATCGTCCGCATGAATAACTCTGAACTCAGCTTCTTCATCCTGTTCGCActgactctgtgtttcctgtgttcactGGTGTTCATTGGAGAGCCAACATCTTGGTCCTGCATGCTGCGCCACACTGCCTTCAGcatcacattttcactttgcttcTCCTGCATCCTTGGAAAGACTCTGGTTGTGTTGGCAGCTTTCACTGCCACCAGGCCAGGGGACAACATGATGAAATGGCTGGGGCCCAAGCAGCAGAGGGTCATCATCTTCAGTTGCACTTTGGTTCAGGTGGTTATCTGCGCTGCCTGGCTCATTGATGCCCCACCTTTTCCatcccaaaacacacagtatgaaCACTCAAAGATCATTCTGGAATGTAGTGTGGGCTCTAGTCTGGCATTCTGGTGTGTTTTGGGATATATTGGTCTACAGGCCAGTCTGTCATTCATGCTGGCTTTTCTGGCCCGTAAGTTGCCAGGCAAATTCAACGAGGCCAAGTTCATCACTTTTAGCATGCTGATCTTCTGTGCTGTATGGCTTGCATTCATCCCTGCTTATATCAGCTCTCCTGGAAATTATGCAGATGCAGTTGAGTCATTTGCCATTCTGGCTTCCAGCTTTGGCCTTTTGTTCTGCCTGTTTGCTCCAAAGTGTCACATAATGTTACTGAAACCAGAAAAGAATACAAAACATCACCTcatgggaaaagaaaagaacataaaataa
- the LOC143323392 gene encoding extracellular calcium-sensing receptor-like, protein MDDLLSFAASIAATSLQITSPQHQEDTFVPQPGVARYWYLPTMLRIAQAIHSMLIHYALLLWYDRELKFVRTVIFTVEEINRDTKLLPNVSLGYRLFNGCGSENILRAAIEAISREDSKGCSSQIQALLGHSSSGMSKDINTILSPLSIPQVSHLSTCACLSDKRQYPTFFRTVPSDQFQIIGLVQLMKYFDWRWVGIIYSEELYSETGTAEFTKEAKKEGICVEYRLPFSESSQILSKLDTIVETLRKSSSKVVLLFMSLSYTKSFLSEMEHFNITGKQWLGSESWITQADLSSVERKNILQGAMGFALPQASIPGLGEFLLSLKPSDEPQSAVIKGIWEKFFDCSFSPSNTSALCTGTEDLRTVSSDYTDVTHFRAENNVYKAVYLVAYALHILLQCKNGSNPTTRKPCVNKKEVHPKLVLEHIEYVNFTTQNGAKVFFDENGDSVAQYDLVNWQMKGDGSVEIVTIGQYDTSFPDGKKFKLKDNTKMVWGGNSNEVPRSVCREPCPPGTRKAMNKFKPVCCFDCFECPEGTISNQTNSPDCLICPTEFWPNEKKDKCLPKPIEYLSYKEIMGAVLTGFGCVGVFLSLFTSIIFLTHKQTPIVKANNSELSFLLLFSLKLCFLCSLTFIGRPSEWSCMLRHTAFGITFVLCISCVLGKTIVVLMAFRATLPGSNVMKWFGPAQQRLSVLTFTLIQVVICVLWLTISPPFPKMNMKYYKEKIILECALGSAVGFWAVLSYIGLLAVLCFILAFLARKLPDSFNEAKLITFSMLIFCAVWIAFIPAYVSSPGKFTVAVEIFAILASSFGLLVCIFFPKCYIIAFRPERNSKKHLIAKIPPRTF, encoded by the exons ATGGATGACCTGCTGTCCTTCGCTGCCAGCATTGCTGCAACTTCTCTGCAGATTACTTCTCCACAACATCAGGAGGACACATTCGTTCCTCAACCAGGAG TTGCAAGATACTGGTACTTGCCTACCATGCTGCGGATAGCTCAGGCAATCCACAGCATGCTTATCCACTACGCTCTGCTACT ATGGTACGACAGGGAATTGAAGTTTGTCCGGACAGTGATTTTTACTGTGGAGGAGATCAACAGAGATACGAAGCTCCTTCCCAACGTGAGTCTGGGCTATAGGTTGTTCAATGGCTGTGGGAGTGAAAACATCTTACGGGCAGCCATAGAAGCTATAAGCAGAGAGGATTCAAAGGGCTGCAGCAGTCAGATCCAAGCTCTCTTAGGTCATTCGTCGTCTGGAATGAGTAAAGATATAAACACCATACTAAGCCCACTAtccattccacag gTCAGCCATCTTTCAACCTGTGCTTGTTTGAGTGACAAAAGACAATACCCCACGTTCTTCAGAACTGTGCCAAGTGATCAGTTCCAAATCATTGGTCTGGTGCAGCTCATGAAATACTTTGACTGGCGCTGGGTTGGGATCATTTATTCTGAAGAACTGTACTCAGAGACAGGTACAGCTGAATTCACTaaggaagcaaagaaagaggGCATTTGTGTTGAATACAGATTACCTTTCTCTGAGTCATCTCAAATTCTCTCCAAGTTAGATACTATTGTCGAGACACTGAGGAAATCCTCATCAAAGGTGGTCCTGCTGTTTATGTCATTGTCTTACACCAAATCGTTCCTGTCAGAAATGGAGCATTTTAACATAACTGGAAAGCAGTGGCTTGGCAGTGAGTCTTGGATCACACAAGCAGACCTGTCTTCTgttgagagaaaaaacattttacagggGGCGATGGGCTTTGCGCTCCCTCAGGCATCCATACCAGGTCTCGGTGAATTCTTACTCAGCTTGAAACCTTCTGATGAACCACAAAGTGCTGTAATTAAAGGTATCTGGGAGAAATTTTTCGACTGCAGCTTCTCTCCATCAAATACTTCTGCTCTGTGCACGGGCACAGAGGATCTCAGGACTGTTTCCAGTGACTACACAGACGTGACACACTTCAGGGCAGAGAATAATGTATACAAAGCTGTGTACTTAGTGGCATATGCCCTTCACATACTATTGCAATGTAAAAATGGCTCAAATCCAACCACGAGAAAGCCCTGTGTGAACAAGAAGGAGGTTCACCCAAAGCTA GTGTTGGAACATATTGAATATGTGAATTTCACAACACAGAATGGGGCCAAGGTTTTCTTTGATGAAAATGGAGACTCAGTTGCGCAGTATGATTTAGTTAACTGGCAGATGAAAGGAGATGGCTCTGTTGAGATTGTCACTATCGGTCAATATGATACCTCTTTTCCCGATGGGAAAAAATTCAAACTTAAAGACAACACCAAAATGGTTTGGGGAGGAAACAGTAATGAG gTGCCAAGGTCTGTCTGCAGAGAACCGTGCCCACCAGGGACCCGTAAAGCCATGAACAAGTTCAAGCCTGTGTGCTGTTTCGACTGCTTTGAGTGCCCTGAGGGAACAATAAGTAATCAGACAA ATTCTCCAGATTGTTTGATCTGTCCAACTGAATTTTGgccaaatgaaaagaaagataaatGTCTTCCAAAACCTATTGAATATCTTTCCTACAAAGAGATCATGGGGGCAGTTTTAACAGGATTTGGCTGTGTTGGCGTATTTTTATCTCTTTTCACGTCAATCATTTTTTTGACTCATAAGCAGACTCCCATTGTTAAAGCCaacaactctgagctgagcttcctgctgctattctcattaaaactgtgtttcctgtgttcactGACCTTCATCGGCCGGCCTTCTGAATGGTCCTGCATGCTGCGACACACGGCATTTGGGATCACCTTTgtcctctgcatctcttgtGTTCTTGGGAAAACTATTGTTGTTTTAATGGCGTTCAGAGCAACACTTCCAGGCAGTAATGTCATGAAATGGTTTGGTCCTGCACAGCAGAGGCTCAGTGTTCTAACTTTCACTCTCATTCAGGTTGTGATTTGTGTACTTTGGCTGACAATCAGCCCTCCATTCCCAAAGATGAACATGAAGTACTATAAAGAAAAGATAATCTTAGAGTGTGCCCTGGGTTCAGCTGTTGGATTCTGGGCTGTGTTGAGTTATATTGGGCTTCTTGCTGTCTTGTGTTTTATACTTGCTTTTCTTGCCAGAAAGCTGCCAGACAGCTTTAATGAAGCCAAACTGATCACCTTTAGCATGTTGATATTCTGTGCAGTCTGGATTGCATTCATCCCAGCATATGTCAGCTCTCCTGGGAAGTTCACTGTAGCTGTGGAAATATTTGCCATCCTGGCCTCCAGTTTTGGTTTGCTGGTGTGCATTTTCTTCCCAAAGTGCTATATTATTGCCTTCAGGCCTGAACGGAACTCAAAAAAACATCTGATAGCGAAGATACCACCAAgaactttttaa
- the LOC143323390 gene encoding extracellular calcium-sensing receptor-like, whose product MLSLFVLYLNIVSCCELFGRFNMPSLFKQGDIMIGGIFPVFNKDISITSTFKTESFGVKCARFDLRAFRWTQVMIFAIEEINKDPALLPNISLGYRIVNSCSSPTNTLRAALTLASRPEETELTSPCPPAISAVIAEAGSSQSLAVAGTLGPFQVPVVSYFSTCACLSDRAKYPTFFRTIPSDYFQAKALAALVKRFGWQWIGAIQSDNDYGRNGILAFTEEVRKLGVCIAFVGTILRTYTMDKVLDVVEMIKQSTVQVILAFVPEGDFYPLMREVVRQNITGIQWIGSEAWITANQPSTPEIYQAFGGALGFVVQKMAIPNLKPFLKGINPYSDPSAAFVRDFWEIMVGCRPVSPGEHTGTEATTELCKGNETLMNSQDVFFNVTQLRVSYNVYKAVYAIAHALHQLVFCQPVGEKTARPCLNISDINPKQVTDHLQRVNFRNQFGDNVFFDVNGDPPASYDVINWQLIDGQVQHVTLGHFATAANGDYKLSIQEEDIVWRTGKMVPTSVCTNVCPVGTRKAQIKGKPTCCFDCITCADGTIANSTGASDCTPCQKEYWSNERRDECVPKTIEFLTYHEPMGIAITVVSLLGASLTLATMMIFILHRETPVIKASNSELSCFLLFSLFLCFLCPLTFIGRPTVWTCMLRHTAFGVTFALCISCVLGKTIVVVTAFKATVPGNKVAGKFGPAQQRIIVCFCTLIQIVICVLWLKLNPPFPDMVFKYSKKIILECNTGSEAAFYAVLGYIGLLAIICLVLAFLARKLPDNFNEAKFITFSMLIFCAVWITFIPAYISSPGKFTVAVEIFAILSSAFGLLISIFSPKCYIILIKPETNTKKHVMGKTMNKKL is encoded by the exons ATGTTatctctgtttgttctgtacCTGAACATAGTTTCTTGCTGTGAGCTGTTTGGTAGATTTAATATGCCAAGTTTGTTCAAGCAGGGAGACATAATGATTGGGGGGATTTTCCCAGTTTTCAACAAGGACATAAGTATCACTTCTACTTTTAAGACAGAGTCATTCGGAGTGAAGTGTGCACG ATTTGACCTGCGAGCTTTTCGGTGGACCCAAGTGATGATATTTGCAATTGAAGAAATCAACAAAGATCCTGCTCTACTGCCAAACATATCTCTTGGCTATAGGATCGTTAACTCTTGTTCTTCTCCTACAAATACATTACGTGCTGCACTAACACTGGCTAGTAGACCAGAGGAGACAGAATTGACTTCTCCTTGTCCTCCAGCTATCTCTGCTGTCATAGCAGAGGCAGGATCATCTCAGTCTTTAGCTGTGGCTGGAACTCTTGGACCATTTCAAGTGCCAGTA GTAAGTTACTTCTCAACATGTGCCTGCCTGAGTGACAGAGCTAAATATCCTACATTTTTTCGGACAATCCCCAGCGACTACTTCCAGGCAAAAGCTTTGGCTGCACTGGTCAAACGCTTTGGCTGGCAGTGGATTGGGGCCATACAGTCAGACAATGACTATGGGCGGAATGGAATTCTGGCTTTTACTGAAGAGGTCAGAAAGCTTGGGGTTTGTATTGCATTTGTCGGGACAATTCTACGTACGTACACTATGGATAAAGTTCTGGATGTTGTGGAAATGATCAAGCAGTCAACTGTCCAAGTCATTCTTGCTTTTGTTCCAGAGGGTGACTTTTACCCTTTGATGAGAGAGGTTGTGAGACAGAACATTACAGGTATTCAGTGGATTGGTAGTGAGGCCTGGATAACTGCGAATCAACCCTCCACACCTGAAATCTACCAAGCTTTTGGTGGAGCCCTGGGATTTGTGGTGCAGAAGATGGCTATTCCAAATCTAAAACCATTTCTTAAAGGTATTAATCCTTATTCTGATCCAAGTGCAGCCTTTGTCAGGGATTTTTGGGAGATTATGGTGGGCTGTAGACCTGTTTCACCCGGGGAACACACCGGTACAGAGGCAACAACTGAACTATGCAAAGGCAATGAGACATTAATGAATTCCCAGGATGTGTTCTTCAATGTCACACAGCTCAGAGTGTCCTATAATGTGTATAAAGCAGTTTATGCTATTGCACACGCCCTCCATCAACTGGTTTTCTGCCAACCGGttggagaaaaaacagcaagGCCATGTTTGAATATATCAGACATTAATCCCAAACAG GTCACTGATCATCTACAAAGGGTCAATTTTAGGAATCAGTTTGGGGATAATGTCTTTTTTGATGTCAATGGTGACCCTCCTGCTTCTTATGATGTTATTAACTGGCAGTTGATAGATGGGCAAGTGCAACATGTCACACTTGGTCattttgctactgctgctaaTGGTGATTATAAGCTCAGCATCCAGGAGGAAGACATTGTGTGGAGGACAGGGAAAATG gtcCCAACATCAGTGTGCACTAATGTTTGTCCAGTGGGAACCAGGAAAGCTCAAATAAAGGGAAAACCCACCTGTTGTTTTGACTGTATCACATGTGCTGATGGAACTATAGCCAACTCAACAG GTGCATCCGACTGCACACCCTGTCAAAAGGAATACTGGTCcaatgagaggagagatgagtgCGTTCCTAAAACAATTGAATTCCTGACATATCACGAGCCAATGGGAATAGCTATCACAGTTGTATCCCTGCTGGGGGCGTCCCTGACGCTGGCCACAATGATGATCTTTATCCTCCACAGAGAAACTCCTGTGATAAAGGCCAGcaactctgagctgagctgtttcctgttgttttctctttttttgtgttttctctgtcctctcacgTTCATTGGCAGACCCACAGTCTGGACATGCATGCTGCGACACACAGCTTTTGGTGTGACATTTGCACTTTGCATTTCATGTGTCTTGGGAAAAACTATTGTTGTTGTCACAGCTTTCAAAGCCACAGTTCCTGGGAACAAAGTTGCAGGAAAGTTTGGTCCTGCACAGCAAAGGATCATAGTTTGCTTCTGCACTTTGATTCAGATAGTGATATGCGTGTTGTGGCTCAAGTTAAACCCACCTTTCCCAGATATGGTTTTCAAATACAGCAAGAAGATCATTTTAGAGTGTAACACAGGCTCTGAGGCTGCTTTCTATGCAGTGCTGGGGTACATAGGGCTCCTCGCAATAATATGTTTGGTCCTGGCATTTTTAGCAAGAAAGCTGCCTGATAACTTTAATGAAGCCAAATTCATCACGTTCAGCATGTTGATATTCTGCGCTGTCTGGATCACCTTTATCCCAGCATACATCAGCTCTCCTGGGAAGTTCACTGTAGCTGTGGAAATATTTGCAATTTTGTCTTCAGCATTTGGCTTATTAATTAGTATTTTTTCACCTAAATGTTACATAATATTGATCAAGCCAGAGACAAATACCAAGAAACATGTCATGGGGAAAACTATGAACAAAAAATTATGA
- the LOC143323388 gene encoding extracellular calcium-sensing receptor-like encodes MEGVSGVAASLPKCVKLLDSEPVALQSEGDVVIGGLFPLHYVVPKPQHSYQRKPQFMPCSRFDHIAFRWMMTMVFAVEEINSNSSLLPGVKLGYWIIDSCDHVHTSLRALFSLERIEMSTQSETLPSCLADSPVSAVIGLASSSPTRAVAHTLGPLHLPLVSYFATCTCLTDKQMYPSFLRTVPSDLFQVRGLVQLVTFLGWFWVGTIGTTDDYSHYGIQEFSNQFRQRGGCLAFHLTIPKSPTAAEIQEMADRLQSSAAQVVVVFASQVELLDLLLELAQRNVTGIQWIASEAWVAARLLTSPTFHPVLEGTLGFSFPGVRIPGLEEFLLNIRPSPRPGMEFVNMFWEELFGCRLEFEGTICTGSEDLRYTDSSYTDVSQVRISYNVYKAVYAIAHALHTLLNCDSTGQNKGMCEKHKPFTSRQLLHHLKKVNFTNQFEEKIYFDSNGEPVPLYDILNWQKDSQGQIRFVKVGSYDGSAPLKQQLQMEKNTIVWTKGQSQVPVSQCTAPCPPGSRQARRPGEPHCCFDCLPCAEGEISNQTGSTECTKCPEYHWSDKDKVKCVAGIEEFLSFYDTMGIILVTLTLLGVVLTTIITTVFHRFRYTPIVKANNSEISFLLLLSLKLCFLCSLVFIGQPSVWTCRLRQAAFGISFVLCLSCLLVKTIVVLLAFRANVPGSRALKLFGPSQQRFLILCTTAPQVCLCAGWLLGAPPFPFRNPNYQASTGKIVVECKETWPPGFYLVLSYIGLLAFFCLLLAFLGRKLPDTFNEAKLITFSMLIFWAVWISFIPAYVSSPGKFTVAVEVFAILASSFGLLFCIFVPKCYIIFVLPERNIKKCVTGKYLR; translated from the exons atggagggagtgagTGGTGTTGCTGCGAGCTTACCGAAGTGTGTGAAACTGCTAGACAGTGAGCCTGTGGCCTTGCAGTCAGAAGGGGATGTGGTGATCGGAGGTCTTTTTCCGCTACATTATGTGGTCCCTAAGCCACAGCACAGCTACCAAAGGAAACCTCAGTTTATGCCTTGCAGCAG ATTTGATCATATAGCTTTCCGCTGGATGATGACCATGGTGTTTGCAGTGGAGGAAATTAACAGCAATTCAAGCCTGTTACCAGGTGTTAAACTGGGGTACTGGATCATAGACAGCTGTGACCATGTCCACACCAGTCTGCgtgctcttttctctttg gagagaataGAAATGAGTACACAGTCTGAAACTTTGCCCTCATGTCTGGCTGACtctcctgtgtctgctgtgatcGGTCTCGCATCCTCCTCCCCTACAAGAGCTGTAGCTCACACTCTTGGGCCTCTCCACCTCCCACTG GTGAGTTATTTTGCCACATGCACCTGTCTTACTGACAAGCAGATGTACCCTTCATTCTTGCGGACTGTGCCGAGTGATCTCTTTCAAGTTAGAGGTCTTGTTCAGCTGGTCACCTTCTTAGGCTGGTTCTGGGTGGGCACAATAGGGACCACG GATGACTACAGTCATTATGGCATCCAAGAATTCTCTAATCAGTTCAGACAACGAGGTGGGTGTCTGGCATTTCATCTGACTATCCCCAAATcaccaacagcagctgagatACAAGAAATGgcagacaggctgcagagtTCAGCTGCACAGGTAGTGGTGGTCTTTGCCTCACAGGTAGAGCTACTGGATCTGCTCTTAGAG TTGGCTCAGAGAAATGTGACAGGGATCCAGTGGATAGCGAGTGAAGCCTGGGTGGCTGCTCGCCTTCTGACCTCACCCACCTTCCACCCTGTCCTGGAGGGCACACTGGGCTTCTCCTTCCCTGGAGTTAGGATCCCTGGCTTGGAAGAGTTCCTGCTGAATATCCGGCCATCTCCCAGACCTGGGATGGAATTTGTAAACATGTTCTGGGAAGAGCTGTTTGGCTGTAGGCTTGAGTTTGAAGGA ACAATTTGCACAGGTTCAGAGGATCTGCGATACACTGACAGCAGTTACACAGATGTGTCTCAGGTCAGAATATCCTATAATGTTTACAAAGCTGTGTATGCCATCGCCCATGCTCTGCACACTTTATTGAACTGTGATTCTACAGGACAAAACAAGGGAATGTGTGAGAAACATAAACCATTCACTTCTAGGCAG TTGCTGCATCATTTAAAGAAAGTGAATTTTACCAACCAGTTTGAGGAGAAGATATATTTTGACTCCAACGGAGAGCCAGTCCCTCTCTATGACATCCTTAACTGGCAAAAGGACAGCCAGGGTCAAATTAG ATTTGTCAAAGTGGGAAGCTATGATGGTTCGGCTCCCTTGAAACAACAGTTGCAGATGGAGAAGAACACCATTGTATGGACCAAAGGACAGTCACAG GTGCCTGTATCTCAGTGTACTGCTCCGTGCCCCCCTGGAAGCAGGCAGGCCAGACGTCCTGGAGAGCcccactgctgctttgactgTTTGCCCTGTGCAGAAGGAGAGATCAGCAACCAGACTG GTTCCACCGAGTGCACAAAATGTCCTGAGTACCACTGGTCAGACAAAGACAAGGTGAAATGTGTGGCTGGGATTGAAGAATTCCTGTCTTTCTACGACACCATGGGCATCATCTTggtcacactcacactgctggGTGTCGTCCTGACAACCATCATCACTACTGTCTTTCACCGTTTCCGTTACACACCAATCGTCAAGGCCAACAACTCAGAAATAAGTTTCTTGCTTCTCCTGTCACTCAAGCTTTGCTTCTTGTGCTCCCTGGTGTTCATTGGTCAGCCGTCTGTGTGGACATGTCGGCTCCGCCAGGCAGCATTTGGAATCagctttgtcctctgtctgtcctgcctcCTCGTTAAGACTATTGTGGTTCTCTTGGCCTTCCGAGCTAACGTACCTGGTTCCAGGGCTCTGAAGCTGTTTGGTCCCTCTCAACAGAGGTTTCTGATCCTCTGTACCACAGCTCCTCAG gtttgtctctgtgctggttGGCTGTTGGGTGCACCTCCCTTCCCATTCAGGAACCCAAACTACCAAGCCTCAACAGGAAAA ATTGTTGTGGAGTGTAAAGAGACATGGCCTCCTGGATTTTATCTGGTCCTGAGCTACATTGGACTACTGGCcttcttctgcctcctcctggCATTCCTTGGACGCAAACTTCCTGATACATTCAATGAGGCCAAGCTCATcaccttcagcatgctgatCTTCTGGGCTGTGTGGATCTCTTTCATTCCAGCTTATGTCAGCTCTCCTGGGAAGTTCACTGTGGCTGTAGAAGTATTTGCTATATTAGCTTCCAGTTTTGGActgttattttgtatttttgtgccCAAATGTTACATAATCTTTGTGCTTCCTGAGAGAAATATTAAGAAATGCGTGACTGGAAAATATCTTAgatga